One genomic window of Haliotis asinina isolate JCU_RB_2024 chromosome 4, JCU_Hal_asi_v2, whole genome shotgun sequence includes the following:
- the LOC137282403 gene encoding uncharacterized protein yields the protein MWWRLLVVSSILSSVIFTVDADDVASDNRLKFEPNSKYQNENETLQKRILYPAPLHIERHIEGEIEIVESVHENNLEIHQETLQDVDQTRHHAISESDADEHIKEVAKDSKNLANATEPQRIDDLLMPEDVEPNGVHQLEDSQEVEVTPRSDGEGDVSNIELLRRSDRSRAGETKYSERVFVKAIPPSPEIQDFPVVEAHHDDEEAFISEIVFIDNPSHEHVVHQNKDYARVVFHDEM from the exons ATGTGGTGGCGGCTACTTGTAGTGAGCTCTATCCTCTCTTCGGTCATCTTCACAGTGGACGCAG ACGATGTTGCTTCTGACAACCGTCTGAAATTCGAACCCAACTCGAAAtaccaaaatgaaaatgaaacccTGCAGAAACGTATCCTGTATCCCGCACCCCTTCACATTGAGCGCCATATCGAGGGGGAGATAGAAATAGTGGAATCGGTGCACGAGAACAATCTAGAGATTCACCAGGAGACGCTGCAAGACGTGGACCAAACCAGACACCATGCAATATCAGAGTCTGACGCAGATGAACATATCAAAGAAGTGGCAAAGGACTCGAAAAATCTTGCCAATGCCACAGAACCCCAGCGTATCGACGATCTGTTGATGCCGGAGGATGTGGAGCCAAATGGCGTCCATCAGCTCGAAGACAGTCAAGAGGTCGAGGTCACGCCAAGGTCAGATGGAGAAGGAGATGTCAGTAACATTGAGCTGCTTCGACGGAGTGACAGAAGCAGGGCAGGTGAGACGAAGTATTCGGAGCGGGTTTTTGTCAAGGCAATTCCTCCATCTCCTGAAATCCAAGACTTCCCAGTTGTTGAAGCTCACCATGACGACGAGGAGGCGTTTATCAGTGAGATAGTGTTCATTGACAACCCCAGCCACGAGCATGTTGTTCATCAAAATAAAGACTACGCGAGGGTTGTATTCCATGATGAAATGTGA